Genomic window (Nitrosophilus kaiyonis):
ATCATACCAAGATGATAACCTTTGTATGTACCATTTACATCGAAAAATAGTAAATAAGGAATTGATCCTCTCCAACCTGTGAGTTTAGATATATACTCTACAAACTCTTGATTTCCTTGCATATAATCAGCTATAGGAAAATTAACACCTCTATTTTGTATCATACTATAATCTTTTATATCAAGAGGTTCTTGAACATGAAGACCAATAATTTGAAGAGTGTTTTTATATTTTTTCTGAATTTTTCCAAGTATTGGCATTTCTGCTCTACAAGGAGGACAATTTTTTCCAAAAAAATCTAAAATTATTACCTTTTTTGGATACTCTTTTACCTTTATACCATCATCGTTTACTTCAATATGAATTTTTTCACCTTCCATTGTTGATAAAACAAAATTTTTTACATTTTGTGCGTAAGTTAGAGTAACTAAAAATATAGTTGCCAATAAAATTTTTTTAAACATTAAATCTCCTTTATTTTATTTGATAAGCCATACATCAACTTTTTCACCTATCTCTTTATTTTTCTCTTCAGGAGATGTAATTATTAATCCAACATCTCCCAACATATTGGTTAAAATAGCACTACTTCCTACCTTTTTACCTTTAAAATCTGCAAAATATTCTCCATCTTCAAGATATATATTGCAAACAGTAAACTCTGTTTTTTTACTTCTTTTTACAAAATTTTCTTTTAGAGTCGCTTTTACTATTTTTGGTTTATAAACACTTCCTTTCATCTTATATAAAACTGGAAGGGCATAAAGCATAAAAGTAACAGTGCTTGAATATGCAAATCCTGGAAGTGCAATAATAGCCTTATTTTCTTTTTTCGCAACCATAATATGTTGTCCTGGTTTTATAACTACCCCTTTAAAGGCTACATCAGCTCCAATTTCATCTTTTACAACATCTTTTACAAAATCATAATCACCAACACTTACTCCTCCAGTTGTAACAACAATATCTGCACTTTGTAATGCTTCTTTCATAGCTTGAATAATGCTTTTTTTATCATCTTTTACAGCTCCAAGCTCAATTACCTCTCCTCCATGCATTTTTACAAGAGCTTCCAAAGTATAATTGTTTGAACTTCTAATTTGAGCTCTATTTTCTCTTTCTTGTCCAATTTCTAAAACTTCGCTACCAGTAGCTAAAATAGCAACTTTTGGTTTTTGAAAAACTTTTGGCATAACAATATTCAAACTTGCCATAACTCCAATTTCAGCAAAGCTTATTTGAGAGCCTTTTTTTATTAAAATTTCACCCTTTTTGTAATTCTCACCAACCTCTCTAACACTAAAACCTTTGTCTACTGGCTCTTTTATAATAATCTCATTATCATTAACTTCTACATTTTCAATAGGAATAAGAGTATCTGCTCCTTCTGGCATT
Coding sequences:
- a CDS encoding molybdopterin molybdotransferase MoeA: MISFEESMKILNSLSFKEVGVQKLFLTDTLDRVLAEDIVATSNSPEYETAAMDGYAIRYEDQSKKRIKILGDNPAGSEKKVKIKEGKCIKTFTGSLMPEGADTLIPIENVEVNDNEIIIKEPVDKGFSVREVGENYKKGEILIKKGSQISFAEIGVMASLNIVMPKVFQKPKVAILATGSEVLEIGQERENRAQIRSSNNYTLEALVKMHGGEVIELGAVKDDKKSIIQAMKEALQSADIVVTTGGVSVGDYDFVKDVVKDEIGADVAFKGVVIKPGQHIMVAKKENKAIIALPGFAYSSTVTFMLYALPVLYKMKGSVYKPKIVKATLKENFVKRSKKTEFTVCNIYLEDGEYFADFKGKKVGSSAILTNMLGDVGLIITSPEEKNKEIGEKVDVWLIK
- a CDS encoding TlpA family protein disulfide reductase, which codes for MFKKILLATIFLVTLTYAQNVKNFVLSTMEGEKIHIEVNDDGIKVKEYPKKVIILDFFGKNCPPCRAEMPILGKIQKKYKNTLQIIGLHVQEPLDIKDYSMIQNRGVNFPIADYMQGNQEFVEYISKLTGWRGSIPYLLFFDVNGTYKGYHLGMMDEATMGKLIEKMSKK